The following are encoded in a window of Alphaproteobacteria bacterium genomic DNA:
- a CDS encoding general secretion pathway protein translates to MYTDRFGLTRQPFQLTPDAHFWFDSRTHKKAMAYLGYGLAQGEGFIVVTGEIGAGKSTLVAHLMANIDRARLNAISLVSTQVEGDDMLRLVAQGLGLNTGAVEKARLLDSVEHQLEADLRAGKRTLLIVDEAQNLPVSALEELRMLSNFQIAGRALIQLVLLGQPEFRDKLASPGLEQLRQRVIATHHLDAMGADEVAAYVRHRLTLADWQGRPDFDSAGFEAIHRHSGGIPRRVNQIAHRVLLGAAIENAERITAQDVDAIAAEMNADAARPAPREEPVIPLRAANRTPVAANEQAPPAAPEPSVAAPDPGLERRVAVLEAQLEEQEALLRRTLTLLIDWVESGPEAAYRHHAA, encoded by the coding sequence ATGTACACCGATCGCTTCGGCCTCACCCGACAGCCTTTCCAGCTGACGCCGGACGCGCATTTCTGGTTCGACAGCCGCACCCATAAAAAGGCGATGGCCTATTTGGGCTACGGCCTTGCCCAGGGCGAGGGCTTCATCGTCGTCACCGGAGAGATCGGCGCCGGCAAGTCCACGCTCGTCGCCCATCTGATGGCCAATATCGACCGCGCGCGCCTCAATGCGATCAGCCTGGTTTCGACCCAGGTCGAGGGTGACGACATGCTTCGGCTGGTCGCCCAGGGCCTGGGGCTCAACACGGGCGCTGTCGAGAAGGCGCGGCTGCTCGACTCGGTCGAGCACCAGCTCGAGGCGGACTTGAGGGCCGGCAAGCGCACCTTGCTGATCGTCGACGAGGCGCAGAACCTCCCGGTCTCGGCGCTGGAGGAGCTGCGCATGCTCTCCAACTTCCAGATCGCCGGCCGCGCTCTGATCCAGCTCGTCCTGCTCGGCCAGCCCGAATTTCGCGACAAGCTCGCGAGCCCCGGGCTCGAGCAGCTGCGCCAGCGGGTCATCGCCACCCATCATCTCGACGCCATGGGCGCCGACGAGGTCGCCGCTTACGTCCGCCACCGCCTGACGCTCGCCGACTGGCAGGGCCGGCCCGATTTCGACTCCGCCGGGTTCGAGGCGATCCATCGCCACAGCGGCGGCATTCCGCGGCGGGTCAACCAGATCGCGCACCGCGTGCTGCTCGGTGCCGCGATCGAGAATGCCGAGCGGATCACCGCGCAGGACGTCGATGCGATCGCCGCCGAGATGAACGCCGACGCGGCCCGCCCCGCGCCGCGCGAGGAGCCCGTGATTCCGCTGCGCGCCGCCAATCGCACGCCGGTCGCGGCCAACGAGCAGGCGCCGCCGGCGGCTCCCGAGCCGTCCGTCGCGGCTCCGGATCCGGGGCTCGAGCGGCGAGTCGCCGTGCTCGAGGCGCAACTGGAGGAGCAGGAGGCTTTGCTCCGCCGAACGCTGACCCTGCTGATCGACTGGGTGGAATCGGGTCCCGAGGCGGCTTACCGTCATCACGCGGCTTAG
- a CDS encoding DUF3473 domain-containing protein, which translates to MKNALSVDVEDWFQVGAFERVIHRADWDSLPRRVEHNTDAVLALFEEARVKATFFTLGWVAARHPALIRRIAEAGHEVASHGWDHRRVHTLDVRAFRADLVQARAAIEDAAGTEVRGYRAPSFSIDHRTPWAHEALAAEGYAYSSSVAPIRHDHYGWPGAPRFAWRPIEGSPLIELPVTTFELGGRRYAAGGGGFFRLMPYALSNWAVARVNRRDERPAIFYFHPWEIDPGQPRVPGAPLKSNLRHYTNLSGMRPKLLKLFRAHAWGRTDEVAAAEQERLQ; encoded by the coding sequence GTGAAGAACGCCCTTTCCGTCGACGTCGAGGACTGGTTCCAGGTCGGCGCCTTCGAGCGCGTGATCCACCGCGCCGACTGGGACAGCCTGCCGCGCCGGGTCGAGCACAACACCGACGCGGTGCTCGCGCTTTTCGAGGAAGCGCGGGTCAAGGCGACCTTCTTCACCCTGGGCTGGGTCGCCGCGCGCCACCCCGCCCTGATCCGCCGAATCGCCGAAGCCGGCCACGAGGTCGCCAGCCACGGCTGGGACCATCGCCGGGTCCACACGCTCGACGTCAGGGCGTTTCGCGCCGACCTGGTCCAGGCGCGAGCGGCGATCGAGGACGCGGCCGGCACGGAGGTTCGCGGCTATCGCGCGCCGAGCTTTTCGATCGACCACCGCACGCCTTGGGCGCACGAGGCGCTCGCCGCGGAAGGCTATGCCTATTCCTCCAGCGTCGCTCCGATCCGACACGACCATTATGGCTGGCCGGGCGCGCCGCGCTTCGCCTGGCGCCCGATCGAGGGATCGCCCCTGATCGAGCTTCCGGTGACCACATTCGAGCTTGGCGGGCGGCGCTATGCGGCAGGCGGCGGGGGCTTTTTCCGGCTGATGCCCTACGCGCTGTCGAACTGGGCGGTCGCCCGGGTCAACCGCCGCGACGAGCGGCCCGCAATCTTCTATTTCCATCCCTGGGAGATCGATCCGGGCCAGCCGCGAGTGCCCGGTGCGCCGCTGAAATCGAACCTTCGCCATTACACCAATCTTTCGGGAATGCGCCCCAAGCTGCTGAAATTGTTCCGTGCCCACGCCTGGGGCCGGACCGACGAGGTGGCTGCGGCGGAGCAGGAGCGGCTTCAGTGA
- a CDS encoding FemAB family PEP-CTERM system-associated protein, protein MAVRRADLDAERARIDGFVAEHPDGTIFHRPQWSRAVERGCGQRAHFLLAERGGALVGLLPLTEIRSLLFGNALVSAGFGTGGGILGDGAGALADAAWALGYPGVELRGGPVPDGWEAASGTYAGFTRDLPADAQTLLAAIPKRQRAEVRKALETTLATSAGRDRRHRDAHFRVYSESVRNLGTPVFPRALFAAALDEFGEEADVTIAWLDGRPLAALLNFYFKGAVHPYWGGGVSAARKARANDLVQFDVMRRAIERGCTRADFGRSKIGTGPWSRKRIWGFEETPLTYAVRGERREVNPLNPKYRLQIAAWSRLPLWLANRIGPLIARGLG, encoded by the coding sequence ATCGCCGTCCGAAGGGCCGATCTCGACGCCGAGCGGGCGCGGATTGACGGCTTCGTCGCGGAGCATCCGGACGGGACGATCTTTCACCGCCCACAATGGAGCCGGGCGGTCGAGCGCGGATGCGGCCAGCGCGCCCACTTTCTCCTCGCCGAGCGCGGCGGGGCGCTGGTGGGGCTGCTGCCGCTGACCGAGATCCGCTCGCTTTTGTTCGGCAATGCGCTGGTCTCGGCGGGCTTCGGCACCGGCGGCGGGATCCTCGGCGACGGAGCGGGGGCGCTCGCCGATGCCGCCTGGGCGCTCGGCTATCCCGGAGTCGAGTTGCGCGGCGGCCCGGTCCCGGACGGCTGGGAAGCGGCGAGCGGCACCTATGCCGGCTTCACCCGCGACCTTCCCGCCGACGCGCAGACCCTGCTTGCCGCAATCCCCAAGCGCCAGCGGGCGGAGGTCAGGAAGGCGCTGGAGACGACGCTCGCGACATCCGCCGGACGCGACCGGCGCCACCGCGACGCTCATTTCCGGGTCTATTCGGAAAGCGTCCGAAACCTCGGAACTCCGGTCTTTCCCCGCGCTTTGTTCGCTGCCGCGCTCGATGAATTCGGCGAGGAGGCGGACGTCACCATCGCCTGGCTGGACGGCCGCCCGCTCGCGGCGCTGCTCAACTTCTACTTCAAGGGCGCGGTCCATCCTTATTGGGGCGGCGGAGTCTCCGCGGCGCGCAAGGCGCGAGCCAACGACCTCGTCCAGTTCGACGTCATGCGCCGGGCGATCGAGCGCGGCTGCACGCGCGCCGATTTCGGCCGCTCCAAGATCGGCACCGGCCCCTGGTCGCGAAAGCGGATCTGGGGCTTCGAGGAGACGCCGCTGACCTACGCGGTGCGCGGCGAAAGGCGCGAGGTGAACCCGCTCAACCCCAAATACCGCCTGCAGATCGCGGCTTGGTCGCGGCTCCCCCTGTGGCTCGCCAACCGGATCGGCCCTTTGATCGCTCGAGGGCTAGGATGA
- a CDS encoding TIGR03087 family PEP-CTERM/XrtA system glycosyltransferase codes for MKDILFLAHRIPFPPDRGDKIRSWNLLKHLAGLARVHLACFADDRADAAHIDALRAALGDRLGEAQVEVRSRSKAMDGALALAEGRPISLALFDSPRLRAFVAAKLADPSVGTVFAFSGQMAQFVPAGARQRFIMDFGDVDSAKFAQYAEEGSGPMRWVNRREAEKLSAFEKAVAERADLCTFVSEAEAALFRRTTGRDNIRALSNGIDVDHFDPAADFQRLDFKEPLVLFTGQMDYAPNAEAVGWFAREVLPLVPDARFAIAGRNPPASVRALAGGRVIVTGAVPNMRPWLAAADVVVAPLKLARGIQNKVLEAMAMARPVVASPAAFEGIEAEPGRHLLVADGAAATAAAVRRLLEAPGALGAAARDHVERHYRWSARLAPLAEMVDPGRRRKAA; via the coding sequence ATGAAAGACATCTTGTTCCTCGCCCACCGAATCCCGTTCCCGCCCGACCGGGGCGACAAGATACGCTCGTGGAACCTGCTCAAGCACCTCGCCGGTCTCGCGCGCGTCCATCTCGCCTGCTTCGCCGACGACCGGGCCGACGCCGCGCACATCGATGCGCTTCGCGCCGCGCTCGGCGATCGGCTCGGCGAGGCGCAAGTCGAGGTTCGCAGCCGCTCGAAGGCGATGGACGGGGCGCTCGCGCTGGCCGAGGGCAGGCCGATCTCGCTGGCCCTCTTCGACAGCCCGCGCCTTCGCGCCTTCGTCGCGGCCAAGCTGGCGGACCCTTCGGTAGGCACCGTGTTCGCCTTTTCCGGCCAGATGGCGCAGTTCGTGCCCGCCGGCGCCCGCCAGCGCTTCATCATGGATTTTGGCGACGTCGATTCCGCCAAGTTCGCCCAATATGCCGAGGAGGGCTCCGGCCCGATGCGCTGGGTCAACCGGCGCGAGGCGGAGAAGCTGTCGGCCTTCGAGAAAGCCGTTGCCGAGCGCGCCGACCTGTGCACCTTCGTCAGCGAGGCCGAGGCCGCGCTGTTCCGGCGCACCACCGGTCGCGACAACATCCGCGCGCTTTCGAACGGCATCGACGTCGACCATTTCGATCCCGCAGCGGATTTCCAGCGCCTCGATTTCAAGGAGCCGCTGGTCCTCTTCACCGGCCAGATGGATTATGCGCCCAATGCCGAGGCGGTGGGTTGGTTCGCGCGGGAGGTGCTTCCGCTCGTCCCCGATGCGCGCTTCGCCATCGCCGGCCGAAATCCGCCAGCTTCGGTGCGCGCTTTGGCGGGCGGGCGGGTGATCGTCACCGGCGCGGTGCCAAACATGCGCCCCTGGCTGGCCGCCGCCGACGTGGTGGTCGCGCCCCTGAAGTTGGCGCGCGGAATCCAGAACAAGGTGCTGGAAGCGATGGCTATGGCCCGGCCGGTGGTCGCCTCGCCGGCCGCGTTCGAGGGGATCGAGGCCGAGCCCGGCCGCCACCTGCTGGTCGCCGACGGCGCGGCGGCGACGGCCGCGGCGGTCCGGCGGCTTCTGGAAGCGCCGGGAGCGCTCGGCGCGGCCGCGCGCGACCATGTGGAGCGCCATTATCGCTGGTCGGCCAGGCTCGCTCCGCTGGCCGAAATGGTCGATCCCGGCCGGCGGAGGAAGGCGGCATGA
- the xrtA gene encoding exosortase A — protein sequence MSTLAIRALGSERSAWRTHLAVLAAVAGAILLLFRRDASDVVSIWTNDSTYNHCFLILPILAWLVAQRLPQLRRLAPAAWWPGLLIAGAGALSWLAGEASGVDLARQLGLLLMLEGSAVAILGKAVTRGLAFPLFYAFFLLPVGSEIVPAMQTATAEIAAVLLALSNVPAHLQGIFITTPTGYFEVAEACAGVKFLIAMLAFAALVANTCYRSWKRRAAFVAVAMAVPVLANGVRAWGTIFIAHWTDISFAEGFDHVFYGFFFFAIVIALILGIGWRFFDRRVGEPWFDPEALQCESFHSARLDRIAPALLALAFAPLAWVSLVAATGTVPLPPQPVVPLVAGWQPVPARGGIPWQPHFAGADRLTIQRYRDSRGRSLDLAIAVFVRQQEGRELVGFGQGAAAPNGRWAWTADAPAPPNGRAERIASHGLERQVVSFYRVGDIVTGSGVGVKIETMKVRLLGGPQRAVALLVSSDSRAAIDDFLRALGPIAPLADRAAGL from the coding sequence ATGAGCACGCTCGCCATCCGCGCTCTGGGCAGCGAGCGCTCGGCCTGGCGGACCCATCTCGCCGTGCTTGCGGCGGTCGCGGGGGCGATCCTGCTGCTCTTCAGGCGGGACGCATCCGACGTGGTTTCGATCTGGACGAACGATTCGACCTACAATCATTGCTTCCTGATCCTCCCGATCCTTGCCTGGCTGGTCGCGCAGCGCCTGCCGCAGCTGCGGCGCCTGGCGCCGGCGGCGTGGTGGCCGGGCCTGCTGATCGCCGGCGCCGGCGCCCTTTCCTGGCTGGCGGGGGAGGCGAGCGGGGTCGATCTGGCGCGCCAGCTCGGCTTGCTGCTGATGCTGGAGGGCAGCGCCGTCGCGATCCTGGGGAAGGCGGTGACGCGGGGGCTGGCCTTTCCGCTTTTCTATGCCTTTTTTCTGCTTCCGGTGGGGTCGGAGATCGTGCCGGCGATGCAGACGGCGACGGCGGAGATCGCTGCGGTGCTGCTGGCGCTCTCCAACGTGCCCGCGCACCTCCAGGGCATCTTCATCACCACGCCGACGGGCTATTTCGAGGTCGCCGAGGCCTGCGCAGGCGTCAAGTTCCTGATCGCCATGCTCGCCTTCGCCGCCCTGGTCGCCAACACCTGCTACCGCTCGTGGAAGCGCCGGGCCGCGTTCGTCGCCGTCGCCATGGCCGTCCCCGTCCTCGCCAACGGGGTGCGGGCCTGGGGGACGATCTTCATCGCCCACTGGACCGACATAAGCTTCGCCGAGGGCTTCGACCACGTCTTCTACGGCTTCTTCTTCTTCGCGATCGTCATCGCCCTGATCCTCGGCATCGGCTGGCGCTTCTTCGACCGTCGGGTCGGCGAGCCGTGGTTCGACCCCGAGGCGCTGCAATGCGAATCATTCCACTCCGCGCGGCTCGACCGGATCGCGCCGGCGCTGCTCGCTCTGGCGTTCGCGCCGCTGGCCTGGGTGAGCCTGGTCGCCGCGACGGGCACGGTCCCGCTGCCCCCGCAGCCCGTCGTTCCGCTGGTTGCGGGCTGGCAGCCCGTTCCGGCCCGTGGCGGCATTCCCTGGCAGCCGCATTTCGCCGGCGCCGACCGGCTCACGATCCAGCGCTACCGCGACTCGCGGGGCCGAAGCCTCGACCTGGCCATCGCCGTCTTCGTCCGCCAGCAGGAGGGGCGGGAGCTGGTCGGCTTCGGGCAGGGCGCCGCTGCGCCCAACGGGCGCTGGGCGTGGACCGCGGATGCTCCCGCACCGCCGAACGGACGGGCGGAACGGATCGCCTCGCACGGGCTGGAGCGGCAGGTCGTCAGCTTCTACCGTGTCGGCGATATCGTGACCGGAAGCGGGGTGGGGGTGAAGATCGAGACGATGAAGGTGCGGCTGCTCGGCGGCCCGCAGCGCGCGGTGGCCTTGCTCGTCTCCAGCGATTCGCGCGCGGCGATCGACGATTTCCTGCGCGCGCTCGGCCCGATCGCTCCGCTCGCCGACCGCGCCGCCGGGCTGTGA
- a CDS encoding amidotransferase 1, exosortase A system-associated encodes MCGIAGLFHPDVPKPVDPARIAAMTEVLAHRGPDGSGIWTAPGIGLGHRRLSIIDLSDAAAQPMLAEGGRLAISYNGEVYNFREVRAALEAKGHRFRTESDTEVILAAWLQWGPDCLARLNGMFALALYDAADDTLFLARDRLGVKPLFYAELPDGALIFASELKGLLAHPLLRRSPSPQGIEDFLAYGYVPDDSSIVEGVKKLPAGHYLHVRRGRAVSRPVQWWDVDFSNPVSRPVKALTEELDARLGEAVRSRMVADVPLGAFLSGGVDSSAVVAFMAEASRGAVETCSIGFDEADHDETRYAAEIAALFATNHRSRIVDAEDFGLIDTLADAFDEPFADASALPTYRVSELAVEKVKVALSGDGADEAFAGYRRHRMFMAEERARALLPGPLGRAAGALGGVYPKLDWAPRYLRAKTTLQALGQGSGEAYAQAVGVTPPLIRRRIFTANLHGHNAEARYVDAMRDAPARDSLSRAQYADLKIWLPGDILTKVDRTSMAVSLEAREPLLDHRLVEFAASLPASMRLRGGSGKWLLKRTLAGRLPEHILQRRKMGFVTPLSAWFRGPLAAEAAAISRSAALAETGWFDPEAISRIAEAHRSGRADHGRLLWQLLMLEKSLRRLFGFGAVSARPDRAPRQNRARRAAR; translated from the coding sequence ATGTGCGGCATCGCCGGCCTCTTCCATCCGGACGTCCCCAAGCCGGTCGATCCGGCGCGGATCGCGGCGATGACCGAGGTGCTCGCCCATCGGGGCCCCGACGGCAGCGGCATCTGGACCGCGCCCGGCATCGGCCTCGGCCACCGCCGCCTGTCGATCATCGACCTTTCCGACGCCGCCGCGCAGCCGATGCTGGCCGAGGGCGGGCGGCTGGCGATCAGCTACAATGGCGAGGTCTACAATTTCCGCGAGGTGCGCGCCGCGCTGGAGGCAAAAGGCCATCGCTTCCGCACGGAGAGCGACACCGAGGTGATCCTCGCCGCCTGGCTTCAATGGGGCCCGGACTGCCTGGCGAGGCTAAACGGCATGTTCGCCCTGGCGCTCTACGACGCCGCGGACGATACGCTGTTCCTCGCCCGCGACCGGCTCGGCGTGAAGCCGCTCTTCTACGCGGAGCTCCCCGACGGCGCGCTGATCTTCGCCTCCGAGCTCAAGGGCCTGCTCGCCCACCCGCTGCTGCGCCGGTCGCCGAGCCCGCAGGGAATCGAGGACTTCCTCGCTTACGGCTACGTCCCCGACGATAGCTCGATCGTCGAGGGCGTGAAAAAGCTCCCCGCCGGCCATTATCTCCACGTCCGCCGCGGGCGGGCCGTGTCGCGGCCCGTTCAATGGTGGGACGTCGATTTTTCGAACCCGGTATCGCGGCCGGTCAAGGCGCTGACCGAGGAGCTGGATGCCCGGCTCGGGGAGGCGGTGCGCTCGCGGATGGTCGCCGACGTGCCGCTCGGCGCCTTCCTCTCCGGCGGGGTCGACAGCTCGGCGGTGGTCGCCTTCATGGCCGAGGCGAGCCGCGGCGCGGTCGAGACCTGCTCGATCGGCTTCGACGAGGCCGATCATGACGAAACCCGCTACGCCGCAGAGATCGCGGCCCTGTTCGCCACCAATCATCGCTCGCGAATCGTCGACGCCGAGGATTTCGGCCTGATCGACACGCTCGCCGATGCGTTCGACGAGCCCTTCGCCGACGCTTCGGCGCTGCCGACCTATCGCGTCTCCGAGCTCGCGGTCGAGAAAGTGAAGGTCGCTCTATCCGGCGACGGCGCGGACGAGGCCTTCGCCGGCTATCGCCGCCACCGGATGTTCATGGCTGAGGAGCGGGCGAGGGCGCTGCTGCCGGGGCCGCTCGGCCGCGCGGCGGGAGCGCTCGGCGGAGTCTATCCGAAGCTAGACTGGGCGCCGCGCTATCTGCGCGCCAAGACCACGCTGCAGGCGCTGGGGCAGGGGAGCGGCGAGGCTTACGCCCAGGCGGTGGGCGTCACGCCGCCGCTGATCCGCCGCCGGATCTTCACCGCCAACCTGCACGGCCACAATGCGGAGGCGCGCTACGTCGATGCGATGCGCGACGCTCCGGCAAGGGATTCGCTGTCGCGCGCGCAATATGCCGATCTCAAAATCTGGCTGCCCGGCGACATATTGACCAAGGTCGACCGGACCTCGATGGCGGTGAGCCTGGAAGCGCGCGAGCCCTTGCTCGACCACCGCCTGGTCGAATTCGCCGCGAGCCTGCCCGCGAGCATGCGGCTGCGCGGCGGCAGCGGCAAATGGCTGCTCAAGCGAACGCTGGCCGGCCGCTTGCCGGAGCATATCCTGCAGCGCCGCAAGATGGGCTTCGTCACGCCGCTCTCCGCCTGGTTCCGCGGCCCGCTGGCGGCGGAGGCCGCCGCGATCTCGCGCAGCGCCGCGCTCGCGGAAACCGGCTGGTTCGACCCCGAGGCCATTTCACGGATCGCCGAAGCGCACCGCTCGGGCCGCGCCGACCATGGCCGGCTGCTCTGGCAGTTGCTGATGCTGGAAAAGTCGCTCCGGCGCCTGTTCGGCTTCGGCGCCGTCAGCGCTCGCCCGGATAGAGCGCCTCGACAAAATAGAGCCCGTCGGGCGGCGCGTTGA
- the truA gene encoding tRNA pseudouridine(38-40) synthase TruA, with the protein MTRFRLIVEYDGGPFMGWQRQAHGPSVQQAIEEAIQAITHEEAAVHAAGRTDAGVHALAMTAHVDIDKPISAHRLADGANAKLRPLPVAILSAREAEPDFHARFSCIGRRYVYRIANRRAPLALEAGRAWRVPVVLHADAMNRAAQVLVGRHDFTTFRSAHCQSESPVKTLDRLTVRRLGETIEIEAAARSFLHHQVRSMVGCLELVGRGKWTKADLKAALEAKDRAALGFNAPPDGLYFVEALYPGER; encoded by the coding sequence GTGACTCGATTCCGGCTCATCGTCGAATATGACGGCGGTCCCTTCATGGGCTGGCAGCGCCAGGCCCACGGTCCTTCCGTACAGCAGGCCATCGAGGAAGCGATCCAAGCCATCACCCACGAGGAAGCGGCCGTCCACGCCGCCGGACGCACCGACGCGGGAGTCCACGCGCTGGCGATGACCGCCCATGTCGACATCGACAAGCCAATCAGCGCCCACCGGCTGGCGGACGGCGCCAACGCCAAGCTTCGCCCACTACCGGTCGCGATCCTCTCAGCCCGTGAGGCCGAGCCCGATTTCCACGCCCGCTTCTCCTGCATCGGCCGGCGCTACGTCTACCGGATCGCCAACCGGCGCGCGCCGCTCGCGCTGGAGGCGGGTCGCGCCTGGCGGGTGCCGGTGGTTCTCCACGCCGATGCGATGAACCGCGCCGCGCAGGTGCTGGTCGGGCGCCACGATTTCACCACCTTCCGCTCGGCCCATTGCCAGTCGGAAAGCCCGGTCAAGACGCTCGACCGGCTGACCGTTCGCCGCCTCGGCGAGACGATCGAGATCGAGGCTGCCGCGCGCAGCTTCCTCCACCACCAGGTGCGCTCGATGGTCGGCTGCCTCGAGCTGGTCGGCCGCGGCAAATGGACGAAGGCGGATCTGAAGGCGGCGCTGGAGGCGAAGGACCGCGCCGCTTTGGGCTTCAACGCGCCGCCCGACGGGCTCTATTTTGTCGAGGCGCTCTATCCGGGCGAGCGCTGA
- a CDS encoding methionyl-tRNA formyltransferase produces MRIAFMGTPDFAVPTLDLLIEAGHDIAAVYTQPPRPAGRGKALSPSPVQKRAEEAGLDVRTPASLKGAEEQQAFIALDLDAAVVAAYGLILPEPILAAPRHGCLNVHASILPRWRGAAPVQRAILAGDSLTGVTIMQMEKGLDTGPMMGILPAAVDGKTAGELTAELARTGAVLMRRVLELLPEVGRVAQDEANATYAPKIAKEEARLDFSRTAVEVERQVRAFNPAPGAFFEHEGERIKVLAATLSDRSGTPGEVLDADLAIACGAGSLVPTLIKRSGRAAMTPAELLRGFPIPPGARLA; encoded by the coding sequence ATGCGCATCGCCTTCATGGGAACCCCCGATTTCGCCGTGCCGACGCTCGATCTTCTGATCGAGGCGGGGCACGACATCGCCGCCGTCTACACCCAGCCGCCGCGCCCCGCGGGGCGCGGCAAGGCGCTTTCGCCTTCGCCCGTCCAGAAACGGGCGGAGGAAGCGGGGCTCGACGTCCGCACGCCGGCCTCGCTCAAGGGCGCCGAGGAGCAGCAGGCGTTCATCGCCCTCGATCTCGACGCGGCGGTGGTCGCCGCCTACGGGCTGATCCTGCCCGAGCCGATCCTCGCCGCCCCGCGCCACGGCTGTCTCAACGTCCACGCCTCCATCCTGCCCCGCTGGCGCGGCGCCGCACCGGTCCAGCGCGCGATCCTCGCCGGCGACAGCCTGACCGGCGTGACCATCATGCAGATGGAGAAGGGCCTGGATACAGGGCCGATGATGGGCATTCTGCCCGCTGCGGTGGACGGCAAGACGGCGGGCGAGCTGACCGCGGAGCTGGCCCGGACCGGCGCGGTCCTGATGCGCCGAGTCCTCGAGCTTCTGCCCGAGGTCGGCCGGGTGGCGCAGGACGAAGCCAACGCGACCTATGCGCCGAAGATCGCCAAGGAAGAGGCGCGGCTCGACTTCAGCCGGACGGCGGTCGAGGTCGAGCGGCAGGTGCGTGCGTTCAACCCTGCCCCAGGGGCGTTCTTCGAACATGAAGGCGAGCGAATCAAGGTGCTTGCGGCGACTCTCTCAGACCGAAGCGGAACGCCGGGCGAGGTGCTCGACGCGGATCTCGCCATCGCCTGCGGCGCGGGTTCGCTGGTCCCGACCCTGATCAAGCGCTCGGGCCGGGCGGCGATGACCCCGGCGGAGCTTCTGCGCGGCTTTCCCATTCCTCCCGGCGCAAGGCTCGCGTGA
- the recR gene encoding recombination protein RecR, with amino-acid sequence MASQEIEALAQALARLPGLGPRSARRAVLHLMKKRETALQPLLRALSAVSDNLSVCATCGNVDTTDPCGICADPRRDARLLCVVEEVSDLWALDRSRLFPGRFHVLGGRLSALEGVRPEDLGIDRLVSRVAAGGIDEVVLAMNATLEGQTTAHYLAERLERFPIRLTQLAHGLPVGGELDYLDEGTLAQALRARRPVS; translated from the coding sequence ATGGCATCGCAGGAGATCGAGGCGCTCGCCCAGGCGCTGGCGCGGCTTCCCGGGCTCGGGCCGCGCTCGGCGCGGCGCGCGGTCTTGCACCTGATGAAGAAGCGCGAGACGGCCCTTCAGCCGCTGCTTCGGGCGCTCAGCGCGGTCAGCGACAATCTCTCGGTCTGCGCCACCTGCGGCAATGTCGACACCACCGACCCCTGCGGAATCTGCGCCGATCCCCGGCGCGACGCCCGGCTGCTGTGCGTGGTGGAGGAGGTGTCCGATCTGTGGGCGCTCGATCGCTCGCGCCTCTTTCCGGGCCGCTTTCACGTGCTCGGCGGGCGTCTTTCCGCGCTCGAGGGGGTGAGGCCCGAGGATCTCGGAATCGATCGCCTCGTCAGCCGGGTCGCGGCCGGCGGGATCGATGAGGTCGTGCTGGCGATGAACGCCACTCTGGAGGGCCAGACCACGGCCCATTATCTCGCCGAGCGGCTCGAGCGCTTCCCCATACGGCTCACCCAGCTCGCCCATGGTCTGCCGGTCGGCGGCGAGCTCGACTATCTCGACGAGGGGACTCTGGCCCAGGCGCTGAGGGCGAGGAGGCCGGTCTCCTAA
- a CDS encoding peptide deformylase: MALLPIIEVPDPRLKQISTPVEAVTDETRRLIADMFETMYAAPGIGLAAIQVGVPKRVLVIDLQEPEEEDGEPVKDPRVFINPEIVEHSQAEVPYTEGCLSVPDQYADVERPERIRARWIDENGAAHEEEITGMLAVCLQHEMDHLNGILFIDHLSRLKREMILRKIAKARKQAA, translated from the coding sequence ATGGCACTCCTTCCCATCATCGAGGTCCCGGACCCGCGGCTGAAGCAAATCTCCACGCCCGTCGAGGCGGTGACCGACGAGACGCGCAGGCTGATCGCCGACATGTTCGAGACGATGTACGCGGCCCCGGGCATCGGCCTCGCCGCGATCCAGGTAGGCGTTCCCAAGCGCGTGCTGGTGATCGACCTTCAGGAGCCCGAGGAGGAGGACGGCGAGCCGGTCAAGGATCCGCGAGTCTTCATCAATCCGGAGATCGTCGAACACTCGCAAGCCGAAGTCCCCTATACCGAGGGCTGCCTGTCGGTTCCCGACCAATATGCCGACGTCGAGCGGCCCGAGCGAATCCGCGCGCGCTGGATCGACGAGAATGGCGCGGCCCACGAGGAGGAGATCACCGGCATGCTTGCGGTCTGTCTCCAGCACGAGATGGACCATTTGAACGGCATATTGTTCATCGACCACCTCTCCCGCCTCAAGCGCGAGATGATCCTCCGCAAGATCGCCAAGGCCCGCAAGCAGGCCGCCTAA